The proteins below are encoded in one region of Bremerella sp. P1:
- the smc gene encoding chromosome segregation protein SMC has product MLKALELHGFKSFADKTRLEFPEGITVVVGPNGSGKSNIVDAIKWVLGEQSAKSLRGKEMADVIFKGSSAHGRKPMNAAEATIIFDNAEGTLPIDAPEVHVTRRVFRSGEGEYLINRHPCRLRDVKDLCRGTGIGTDAYSIIEQGKVDTLLQASPRDRRAVFEEAAGISRFKAKKLETQRRLDRVDQNLVRLSDIVEEVGSRYRSIKAQAGKAQKYREYTERLQLLRTVVGMEDWNSLSVRVEQYSSELEELRKDQANAQEVITNAEAGLEGAEAKLFELQSVLSQKEEQHAKLAQRLATLHSSSGMQYRLLTDLEQESTSLSVSLVRNFGSLRTLTADLAEAQHDLSKAKTQRDVVSADLESVEAATQEVQAEIEAKREQGEANRQQHLELLRHVSTLDNALGAVKARIESDQNQLEAIETNIERDETRLDEHRSELEQLTEDEGGLVEHLSTAQADVTDAKGALRKQEQEAADIQADLDALSRRRAVAAERASVLDELERTSEGVNSGVKEILSRARVERLPLFQSVIGLVADVVRVDVEYARLIEIALGDSAQLVILENGELLQQVLEREVIFPGRVGLLDMESLPNREDDEPSGLRHEPGVLGNALDFVEAEDDFLPVARFLLGGIWFVDNARSALELKKRYKQPLRFITRDGEMLEADGRVYAGPTTNVGGIISRRSELRALRNEVEKLQQALEKKQAILEEIQASVAQQKQALEELVGQQQEASSVLTEHRLVKQRLESRITDADSELSKRIEQRETITTRIENDQKQLAEKEQELTSTRETITQLEQDSEGLTQVLGELEASLSDSRGQITGLKVELARAEQQVEAHQASSERLQANLDERKASIQEIHTAIAQNRAKLESQQLEILRATSEYASAMLQLTESQELLATERGARKDLEKAKAEHTAKLVEARQKQRTADDQLHRKELAFTDLRHERSTLERRLRDDYQIEISEVELDTEEIELPGDRAAIDEEIADLRRKISNIGSVNMEALKELDEFQARFEQLDGQLKDLTEAKESLEKIINKINVDSRRLFEETLETVRSNFQVMFRRVFGGGSADIIIEEGVDILEAGIDVIATPPGKSSLNISLLSGGERALTAVTLLLAIFQFRPSPFCILDEVDGPLDEANIGRFVDVLNGFLDWTRFVIVSHSKATMAAATTLHGVTMQESGISKRVSVRFDDVHETGDGDISVA; this is encoded by the coding sequence ATGCTGAAGGCCTTAGAGCTTCACGGCTTTAAGAGTTTTGCCGACAAGACTCGCCTGGAATTCCCGGAGGGAATTACGGTCGTGGTCGGCCCGAACGGTTCCGGCAAGTCGAATATCGTCGACGCGATCAAGTGGGTCTTGGGGGAACAGAGTGCCAAGAGCCTGCGTGGTAAGGAGATGGCCGACGTCATCTTCAAAGGCTCCAGCGCCCATGGCCGCAAGCCGATGAACGCCGCCGAGGCGACCATCATCTTTGATAACGCCGAAGGCACCCTGCCGATCGACGCCCCGGAAGTTCACGTCACGCGGCGTGTGTTTCGTAGTGGCGAAGGCGAATATCTCATCAATCGGCATCCGTGTCGTCTGCGCGATGTGAAAGACCTGTGCCGTGGCACGGGTATCGGTACCGACGCCTACAGTATTATTGAACAGGGCAAAGTCGATACGCTGCTTCAGGCCTCGCCCCGCGACCGCCGAGCCGTGTTCGAAGAGGCCGCCGGCATCAGCCGCTTCAAGGCCAAGAAGCTGGAAACACAGCGACGGCTCGACCGGGTCGACCAGAACCTGGTGCGGCTGTCCGATATCGTCGAGGAAGTCGGCTCTCGCTATCGCAGCATCAAAGCCCAGGCCGGCAAGGCCCAGAAGTACCGCGAATACACCGAGCGTCTCCAGCTGCTACGCACCGTCGTGGGGATGGAAGACTGGAACAGCCTATCGGTTCGCGTCGAGCAGTATTCCAGCGAGCTGGAAGAGCTGCGCAAGGATCAGGCCAACGCCCAGGAAGTAATCACCAACGCGGAGGCCGGCCTTGAAGGAGCGGAAGCCAAGCTATTCGAGCTGCAGTCGGTGCTTTCGCAGAAGGAAGAGCAGCACGCCAAGCTGGCCCAGCGTCTGGCCACCCTGCACTCTTCGTCCGGCATGCAGTACCGGCTACTTACCGACCTGGAACAGGAGTCGACATCGCTATCGGTCAGCCTGGTTCGGAACTTCGGTTCGCTGCGAACACTGACTGCCGATCTGGCCGAGGCGCAGCACGATCTCTCGAAAGCGAAGACGCAGCGCGACGTCGTCTCGGCCGACCTGGAAAGCGTGGAAGCGGCCACCCAGGAAGTGCAAGCAGAGATCGAAGCCAAACGCGAGCAAGGCGAAGCCAACCGTCAGCAGCATCTGGAACTGCTGCGGCATGTCTCGACGCTCGACAATGCCCTGGGTGCGGTGAAGGCCCGCATCGAAAGCGACCAGAACCAACTGGAAGCGATCGAGACGAACATCGAGCGCGACGAGACCCGCCTGGATGAGCATCGTAGTGAGCTCGAACAGCTGACCGAGGATGAAGGCGGCCTGGTCGAGCATCTGTCGACCGCCCAGGCCGATGTGACCGACGCCAAGGGAGCATTGCGAAAGCAGGAGCAGGAAGCAGCCGATATTCAGGCGGACCTGGATGCCCTGTCTCGCCGCCGAGCGGTCGCCGCGGAACGAGCTTCGGTGCTTGATGAACTGGAACGCACCAGCGAAGGGGTGAACTCCGGCGTCAAGGAAATCCTTTCCCGGGCACGCGTCGAACGGCTTCCGCTGTTTCAATCGGTGATCGGCCTGGTCGCTGATGTGGTTCGTGTTGATGTCGAATACGCTCGGCTGATCGAAATCGCCTTGGGGGATTCGGCTCAGCTGGTGATCTTGGAAAACGGCGAGCTGCTGCAGCAAGTGTTGGAGCGAGAAGTGATTTTCCCGGGTCGCGTCGGTCTGCTCGACATGGAGTCGTTACCCAATCGAGAGGATGACGAGCCGTCCGGACTGCGGCACGAACCCGGAGTGTTGGGCAATGCCCTTGATTTTGTTGAAGCCGAAGACGATTTCCTGCCGGTTGCACGCTTCCTGCTAGGTGGTATCTGGTTTGTCGACAATGCCCGCAGTGCGTTGGAACTGAAGAAACGTTACAAGCAGCCGCTCCGCTTCATCACCCGCGACGGTGAGATGCTGGAAGCGGATGGCCGCGTCTATGCCGGCCCGACGACCAACGTCGGTGGTATCATCTCGCGGCGTAGTGAGCTGCGGGCACTGCGAAATGAAGTCGAGAAGCTTCAGCAGGCTCTCGAAAAGAAACAAGCGATCCTGGAAGAAATTCAAGCTTCCGTTGCCCAGCAAAAGCAGGCCCTGGAAGAACTGGTTGGCCAACAGCAAGAAGCCTCGTCGGTGCTTACCGAGCATCGCCTGGTGAAGCAGCGGCTTGAGTCACGCATCACCGACGCCGACTCCGAGCTTTCCAAGCGGATCGAGCAGCGCGAAACGATCACGACTCGCATCGAGAACGACCAAAAGCAGCTGGCAGAGAAAGAGCAAGAGCTTACTTCGACCCGGGAAACGATCACCCAGCTGGAGCAAGACAGCGAAGGCCTGACGCAGGTCTTGGGCGAACTCGAAGCGAGCCTCAGCGATAGCCGTGGCCAGATCACCGGTCTGAAGGTGGAACTCGCCCGCGCCGAGCAGCAGGTCGAAGCCCACCAGGCCAGCAGCGAGCGGCTACAGGCCAACCTTGATGAACGCAAAGCGTCGATCCAAGAGATTCACACGGCAATCGCCCAGAATCGAGCCAAGCTCGAAAGCCAGCAGCTGGAGATCCTGCGGGCCACTAGCGAGTACGCCTCGGCGATGCTGCAACTGACCGAGTCGCAGGAATTGCTGGCGACCGAACGTGGCGCTCGCAAGGATTTGGAAAAAGCGAAAGCCGAACATACCGCCAAGCTGGTCGAGGCTCGACAGAAGCAGCGAACGGCTGACGATCAGCTTCACCGCAAGGAGCTGGCCTTCACCGACCTGCGGCACGAACGCAGCACGTTGGAGCGTCGCCTACGAGACGACTATCAGATCGAGATCTCCGAAGTCGAGCTCGATACCGAAGAGATCGAACTGCCTGGCGACCGGGCCGCGATCGATGAAGAAATCGCCGACCTGCGGCGGAAGATCAGCAATATCGGCTCGGTCAACATGGAGGCCTTGAAGGAACTGGACGAATTCCAGGCTCGCTTCGAGCAGCTTGATGGCCAGCTGAAGGACCTGACCGAAGCGAAAGAGTCGCTCGAAAAGATCATCAACAAGATCAACGTCGACAGCCGCCGCCTGTTCGAGGAAACGCTGGAAACAGTTCGCAGCAATTTCCAGGTGATGTTCCGCCGCGTGTTCGGTGGCGGTTCGGCCGATATCATCATCGAAGAAGGGGTCGATATCCTGGAAGCGGGCATCGATGTCATCGCCACCCCGCCGGGCAAAAGCTCGCTCAACATCTCGCTGCTATCCGGTGGCGAACGTGCTTTGACTGCCGTCACGCTCCTGCTGGCCATCTTCCAGTTCCGCCCCAGCCCGTTCTGTATTCTGGACGAAGTGGACGGCCCGCTTGACGAAGCCAATATCGGCCGTTTTGTGGACGTATTGAATGGCTTTCTGGATTGGACCCGCTTCGTGATCGTGAGCCACTCCAAAGCCAC
- a CDS encoding flagellar basal body P-ring protein FlgI — MSYLNPWSDGDEKEEEPSHDWDKVRTVGDLTVPGGMNNAKIKGVTLITGLHGTGSDPPPSQARDLLLNEMRILQVDQPQQWLASPHTALVMLEAVIPPGAREGDTIDVTVFAPPETDTTSLENGYSPSTRLSEMAVLGGRARKGNDIAMASGPVVLDSVIEGNNSKSNMRRGHILGGAVMLEERPLGLGLIEGEVSIAASAAIGAAINGRFHMYREGTKQGVATPMTDKFISLDVHPRYKESISRYMRVIRFIPLSRSTEFRRRYLAECEAELLVESTAQAGALKLEAIGKEAIPSLKKGLDSKNELVRFCSAEALAYLNDPACVEPLTEAARTNNGFRFRALQSLGSFDDLDVIDSLEGLLHEESAEARYGAFDQLKKRSNQLPSIAGELLDNHVQLHHVRSASSPMIHFRLKDRPEIVVFGTDVRLTGDVAFVGQNGLTIRSSGHRKIKVTRFEAGGGELEKECSSDLKEIIKALTEIECGYGEIVRNVFALRNEGYLTARVEVNAMPRPDRSYVRSEELVTEESPSQENFTDNFSQSSDSAKTEESSEVTTYAEGDDTLIPTFD; from the coding sequence ATGAGTTATCTCAATCCTTGGTCTGATGGCGATGAGAAAGAGGAAGAGCCTTCGCACGATTGGGACAAAGTCCGCACGGTCGGCGATCTGACAGTGCCTGGCGGGATGAACAACGCCAAGATCAAAGGGGTCACGCTTATCACCGGGCTACACGGCACCGGTAGCGATCCACCTCCGTCGCAGGCTCGCGACCTGTTGCTCAACGAAATGCGTATTCTGCAGGTCGATCAGCCTCAACAATGGCTGGCCTCACCTCATACGGCATTGGTGATGCTGGAGGCCGTCATTCCGCCTGGGGCCCGCGAAGGAGACACGATCGACGTTACCGTGTTCGCACCACCCGAAACCGACACGACCAGCCTCGAAAACGGCTACTCGCCCTCGACGCGACTTTCGGAAATGGCCGTCCTGGGTGGTCGAGCCCGTAAAGGTAACGACATCGCCATGGCCTCTGGCCCGGTTGTTCTCGACAGCGTGATCGAAGGCAACAATAGCAAGTCAAACATGCGTCGCGGCCACATTCTGGGTGGTGCGGTGATGCTCGAAGAACGCCCGCTCGGCTTAGGCTTGATCGAAGGCGAAGTCTCGATCGCCGCGAGTGCCGCAATCGGAGCCGCAATCAACGGTCGCTTCCACATGTACCGCGAAGGGACCAAGCAAGGGGTCGCCACGCCGATGACCGACAAGTTCATCTCGCTGGACGTCCACCCACGCTACAAAGAGAGCATCTCGCGTTACATGCGTGTGATTCGCTTTATCCCGCTTTCTCGATCGACCGAGTTCCGACGTCGATACCTGGCCGAGTGCGAAGCCGAATTGCTGGTCGAGTCGACCGCTCAGGCAGGTGCTCTGAAGCTGGAAGCGATCGGCAAAGAAGCGATTCCTTCGCTGAAAAAGGGACTCGATTCCAAGAACGAACTGGTTCGCTTCTGCTCCGCCGAAGCGTTGGCTTACTTGAACGATCCAGCATGTGTCGAGCCGCTGACCGAAGCGGCCCGCACGAACAATGGTTTCCGCTTCCGTGCCCTGCAATCGCTCGGTTCGTTTGACGACCTAGACGTGATCGACAGCCTGGAAGGTCTGCTGCACGAGGAAAGTGCCGAGGCCCGCTACGGGGCGTTCGATCAGCTGAAGAAGCGATCGAACCAGCTTCCTTCGATCGCTGGCGAACTGCTGGACAATCACGTTCAACTGCATCACGTCCGCTCGGCTTCGTCGCCGATGATTCACTTCCGCTTAAAGGATCGTCCTGAAATCGTAGTCTTCGGAACCGACGTTCGCCTGACCGGCGATGTGGCCTTCGTGGGGCAAAATGGTCTCACGATCCGCTCTTCTGGGCATCGCAAGATCAAGGTCACGCGGTTTGAAGCTGGCGGCGGCGAGCTAGAGAAGGAGTGCTCGAGCGACCTGAAGGAAATCATCAAGGCCCTCACCGAAATCGAGTGTGGCTATGGCGAGATCGTCCGAAACGTCTTCGCTCTGCGAAACGAAGGTTACCTGACTGCTCGTGTCGAGGTGAACGCGATGCCGCGACCCGATCGCAGCTACGTCCGCTCGGAAGAGTTGGTCACCGAGGAGTCTCCTTCGCAGGAAAACTTCACGGATAACTTCTCCCAGTCGTCAGATTCTGCCAAAACCGAAGAGTCTTCCGAGGTAACCACCTACGCGGAAGGGGATGACACCTTGATCCCGACGTTCGATTAG
- the yidD gene encoding membrane protein insertion efficiency factor YidD, protein MSYLRFLYQGWQALLSEVMIFAVRCYQYTLSPWIGQSCRFQPTCSNYFIGAVRKYGPISGALRGAYRILRCNPFCKSGFDPP, encoded by the coding sequence ATGAGCTATCTACGGTTTCTTTACCAGGGGTGGCAAGCACTGCTGTCGGAGGTGATGATCTTCGCCGTGCGGTGCTATCAGTACACGCTCAGCCCCTGGATCGGTCAGTCGTGCCGCTTTCAGCCGACGTGCAGCAACTACTTTATTGGTGCGGTGCGGAAGTACGGCCCTATTTCGGGGGCCCTACGTGGCGCGTACCGGATCTTGCGCTGTAACCCGTTCTGTAAAAGCGGGTTCGATCCGCCGTAA
- the rnpA gene encoding ribonuclease P protein component, giving the protein MTEKSHRFPPQLRLKTPADFDAVFTRRASAGNGWLVVYAARNSLNVCRVGLVVSKKKIGNAVQRNRWKRRLREAFRLNREKLPSGFDFVVLPQSKKHPTFPELENGLVQLAHRAARKWKRNHGQKAQPPEAAPGG; this is encoded by the coding sequence GTGACGGAGAAGTCTCATCGGTTTCCGCCGCAACTACGTCTCAAGACGCCAGCAGACTTCGACGCGGTCTTCACGCGCCGAGCATCTGCTGGCAACGGCTGGTTGGTGGTCTATGCCGCCAGGAATTCCTTGAACGTCTGTCGCGTCGGGCTGGTCGTATCCAAAAAGAAGATCGGCAACGCCGTGCAGCGCAACCGCTGGAAGCGACGCCTTCGCGAGGCGTTTCGGCTCAATCGCGAGAAGCTGCCCAGTGGGTTCGATTTCGTGGTTCTGCCGCAATCGAAGAAGCATCCGACCTTCCCAGAGCTGGAAAACGGCCTGGTGCAGCTCGCCCATCGTGCCGCTCGGAAATGGAAGCGAAACCACGGCCAAAAGGCCCAGCCGCCGGAGGCTGCGCCCGGAGGATGA
- a CDS encoding J domain-containing protein, with amino-acid sequence MADDYYKILGVSRSATQEEIRKAYKKLAQKYHPDLNPDDKAAHTKFKEIQNAYDVVGDAEKRKKYDQFGSNYENMGAGPGGGGPGGFHQWRSAGGGPGGAQYEFDLGDIFGGGGAGPDLSDIFGGLGGGGGRRRHAQPVRGNDLQHDVTVPFKQAMEGGEINLNVRRPGGEMERLTAKIPPGIEDGKKIRLRGQGDPGPNGGPSGDLLIRIHVESHKYFKRNGKDLEVTVPVSLAEAMLGGSIDVPTPGGTVTMKIPAGSSSGKRLRVRGQGVPSASGEAGDLYVVLQIALPAEPTEELKQAVGKFAEEHAEDPRKDLRW; translated from the coding sequence ATGGCTGACGATTACTACAAGATTCTGGGTGTCTCGAGATCCGCTACGCAGGAAGAGATCCGGAAGGCCTACAAGAAGTTGGCCCAGAAGTATCACCCGGACCTCAACCCGGATGACAAGGCGGCTCATACGAAATTCAAAGAGATTCAAAACGCCTACGACGTGGTCGGCGACGCCGAAAAGCGTAAGAAATACGACCAGTTCGGCAGCAACTACGAAAACATGGGAGCCGGTCCCGGTGGCGGCGGTCCTGGCGGTTTCCATCAATGGCGTTCGGCCGGCGGTGGCCCGGGCGGTGCTCAATATGAGTTCGACCTGGGCGATATCTTCGGCGGCGGTGGTGCCGGACCGGATCTGTCCGACATCTTCGGTGGACTGGGCGGCGGAGGTGGTCGACGTCGGCATGCCCAACCGGTACGTGGTAACGATCTGCAGCACGACGTGACGGTCCCCTTCAAGCAAGCCATGGAAGGGGGCGAGATTAACCTGAACGTTCGCCGCCCTGGCGGCGAGATGGAACGCTTGACCGCCAAGATTCCCCCGGGAATTGAAGACGGCAAGAAGATCCGTCTCCGCGGACAAGGCGACCCCGGTCCCAACGGCGGCCCGTCCGGCGACCTGTTGATCCGCATCCATGTCGAGTCGCACAAGTATTTCAAACGTAATGGCAAAGACCTGGAAGTGACCGTGCCGGTCTCACTGGCCGAAGCCATGCTGGGTGGTTCGATCGATGTCCCGACGCCTGGGGGCACTGTCACCATGAAGATCCCGGCGGGAAGCTCCAGTGGAAAACGTCTCCGCGTTCGAGGCCAAGGTGTGCCATCCGCATCTGGCGAGGCTGGAGACTTGTATGTCGTTCTACAGATTGCCCTGCCAGCAGAGCCCACCGAAGAGTTAAAGCAGGCCGTCGGGAAGTTCGCTGAAGAGCACGCGGAAGATCCCCGCAAGGACCTTCGCTGGTAG
- a CDS encoding CehA/McbA family metallohydrolase, with protein sequence MHLSQIFVAVRAILLLLVLLAAPATLLGAYAEYELRVADAKTQMPCSAKIRITNSRDRAQRIDGALMIDGTAYFTGGLKMKLRPGQYGFRLDAGPEYPFMEGHFILNSGDSDSRTIELKRFIDMKQEGWYPGNLALSGRTDDLETIMLADDLVLGNHITWNNQINPWAGKPISSPRDEFGAFRSLWEMGGEDNRAGGKVWFARMNEPLPVQRLQPGYPAATFFQPDLGSAHVTAASPLEPDLPMWIAQDFLDSISILGPEIESYEFGEKHPLAEKAAEIRKGDVTGKARLALDIYYKLLETGVRMTPVAANGTDEEDESSRLDRVYAKVEGNFTPDAWWDAVDAGNVFVTNGPLLRATVEGYPPGHVFPINIGEKHDFQIALSLATRQTIAYLEVIKNGEKDLEISLDEYKDRRGVLPPVTFTDSGWFLVRVVTQESGYYQYATTAPFYVEANGQPRISKSAAEFFRDWVFRRAMNIDLPDGDQRNEIIDLQRDARDFWQKRAKMANAP encoded by the coding sequence ATGCATTTATCCCAGATATTCGTCGCCGTTCGCGCTATCTTGCTGCTGCTTGTCCTATTGGCTGCGCCGGCCACTTTGCTTGGTGCCTATGCCGAATACGAGCTGCGCGTGGCCGACGCGAAGACACAGATGCCGTGCTCGGCCAAGATTCGCATTACGAACTCGCGCGATCGTGCCCAGCGGATCGACGGAGCTCTGATGATCGACGGAACGGCCTACTTCACCGGCGGCTTAAAAATGAAGCTGCGCCCCGGACAGTATGGTTTTCGACTGGATGCCGGCCCGGAATATCCCTTCATGGAAGGACACTTCATCCTCAATTCCGGTGATTCCGACAGCCGCACCATCGAGCTGAAGCGTTTCATCGACATGAAACAGGAAGGGTGGTACCCCGGCAACCTGGCATTATCGGGCCGCACCGACGACCTGGAAACGATCATGCTGGCCGACGACCTGGTGCTGGGCAATCACATTACCTGGAACAACCAAATCAATCCCTGGGCCGGTAAACCGATTTCCTCGCCACGTGATGAATTCGGGGCGTTTCGCTCGCTTTGGGAAATGGGTGGCGAAGATAACCGGGCTGGCGGAAAGGTCTGGTTTGCTCGCATGAACGAGCCACTTCCGGTGCAGCGTCTCCAGCCAGGCTACCCGGCGGCAACGTTCTTTCAGCCAGATCTGGGTTCGGCCCACGTGACCGCTGCGAGCCCACTGGAACCCGACCTGCCGATGTGGATCGCTCAGGATTTTCTCGATTCAATCAGCATCCTCGGGCCTGAAATCGAGTCGTACGAATTCGGCGAAAAACATCCCTTGGCCGAGAAGGCCGCTGAAATCCGCAAGGGAGACGTCACCGGCAAGGCACGCTTGGCCCTCGATATCTACTACAAACTGCTGGAAACAGGCGTTCGCATGACCCCGGTCGCCGCCAACGGTACCGATGAAGAAGACGAATCGTCTCGACTAGATCGCGTTTACGCCAAGGTGGAAGGCAATTTCACGCCAGACGCGTGGTGGGATGCCGTCGACGCCGGAAACGTCTTCGTCACCAATGGGCCGCTGCTGCGAGCTACCGTCGAAGGTTACCCGCCAGGGCACGTTTTCCCGATCAATATCGGTGAAAAGCACGACTTCCAGATCGCTTTGAGCCTGGCAACGCGGCAGACCATTGCGTACTTGGAAGTGATCAAGAATGGCGAAAAGGATTTGGAAATCTCGCTCGACGAGTACAAGGATCGGCGAGGAGTCCTGCCACCGGTGACGTTCACCGACTCGGGCTGGTTTCTCGTGCGTGTCGTCACCCAGGAATCTGGCTACTATCAGTACGCCACGACCGCTCCGTTCTACGTCGAGGCCAATGGCCAGCCGCGAATCAGCAAATCGGCCGCCGAATTCTTCCGCGATTGGGTCTTCCGCCGGGCCATGAACATCGACCTGCCGGATGGGGACCAGCGAAACGAAATCATCGATTTGCAGCGAGATGCCCGAGATTTCTGGCAAAAACGGGCCAAGATGGCCAACGCCCCGTAA
- a CDS encoding alpha/beta fold hydrolase, whose translation MSSSADWRKLYPFSSHYLTLDDARMHYVDEGSGEPMLMVHGNPTWSFYWRNIITQFRNSHRMVAVDHIGCGLSDKPQQYTYRLQRHIDNLVALIDHLDLRDINLLAHDWGGAIGLGAALARPDRFARLVLFNTAAFPPPYCPLRIRACRIPMLGPWMVRTFNAFARPALTMATEKPERFTPDVCAGYIAPYDNYANRIATARFVQDIPLSKSHPTYAVLEQMEQQLPTLSHLPIQLIWGGKDWCFRLECMERFQTIWPTARATVFSDAGHYVVEDANERIEPILRDFLTQMPTPVEVETPR comes from the coding sequence ATGTCATCGTCGGCCGACTGGCGCAAGTTGTACCCGTTTTCTTCGCATTATCTGACGCTTGATGATGCGCGAATGCACTACGTCGACGAAGGTTCCGGCGAGCCCATGTTGATGGTGCATGGCAATCCGACGTGGTCGTTTTATTGGCGAAACATCATCACGCAGTTTCGCAATTCGCACCGCATGGTGGCCGTCGACCACATCGGCTGCGGTCTAAGCGACAAGCCGCAGCAATACACCTATCGCTTGCAGCGGCATATCGACAACCTGGTGGCCTTGATCGACCACCTCGACCTGCGGGACATCAACTTATTGGCGCATGACTGGGGCGGAGCGATCGGCCTGGGTGCGGCTCTGGCTCGACCGGACCGGTTTGCACGACTGGTGCTGTTCAACACGGCGGCGTTTCCGCCTCCATATTGTCCGCTGCGAATTCGCGCGTGCCGTATTCCGATGCTGGGCCCTTGGATGGTCCGCACGTTCAACGCATTTGCCCGGCCGGCACTGACGATGGCCACGGAAAAGCCGGAGCGTTTCACGCCGGACGTTTGCGCAGGCTACATTGCCCCGTACGACAACTACGCCAATCGCATCGCGACGGCCCGCTTCGTGCAGGATATTCCGCTCTCGAAGAGCCACCCAACCTACGCGGTGCTCGAGCAGATGGAACAGCAACTGCCGACCCTGTCGCATCTGCCCATTCAGCTGATCTGGGGCGGAAAGGACTGGTGTTTTCGCCTGGAATGCATGGAGCGGTTCCAAACGATTTGGCCGACTGCCCGAGCAACCGTGTTCAGCGATGCAGGGCACTACGTGGTCGAAGACGCCAACGAGCGAATCGAACCGATTCTGCGTGATTTCCTGACGCAAATGCCCACGCCTGTCGAAGTCGAGACGCCGCGATGA
- a CDS encoding triphosphoribosyl-dephospho-CoA synthase, whose amino-acid sequence MSAKQGLSIGQMASLACTLEVSAPKPGNVHRSADFEDVTLQDFLASAIAIGPVFDQAQSLSLGQIILQSVEATSLVTRTNTNLGMILLLAPLAMAQDPADLQEAATAAVENSTAQDAADIYEAINLAKPGGMNASTEHDIAGSAPPHIQEAMKLAADRDLIARQYTNGFADLFDQVVPLLTDLSPKSLPLSQRIVHAHVALMAQSPDTLIARKNGDEMAQQSAMIAQRVIDAGAPMEEDYMQQLANLDFWLRCDGHKRNPGTTADMIAAGLLVCLRQETIVAPFV is encoded by the coding sequence ATGAGCGCGAAGCAAGGACTCTCGATCGGCCAAATGGCATCGCTGGCCTGCACCCTGGAAGTGAGTGCCCCCAAGCCTGGCAACGTCCATCGCAGCGCCGACTTTGAAGACGTCACGCTGCAAGACTTTCTGGCCAGTGCGATCGCCATCGGCCCCGTCTTCGATCAAGCCCAGTCCCTTTCGCTTGGGCAGATCATCCTACAAAGTGTCGAGGCGACCTCGCTGGTAACGCGGACGAACACCAACCTGGGCATGATCTTGCTGCTGGCCCCCTTAGCCATGGCGCAAGATCCGGCAGACCTGCAAGAGGCCGCCACCGCCGCGGTCGAGAACTCGACCGCCCAAGATGCTGCGGATATTTACGAGGCGATTAACCTGGCCAAGCCTGGTGGCATGAATGCTTCCACCGAGCACGATATCGCCGGCAGTGCTCCGCCGCACATCCAGGAGGCCATGAAGCTAGCCGCCGACCGCGACTTGATTGCCCGGCAGTACACGAACGGCTTTGCCGATTTGTTCGACCAGGTCGTACCGCTGCTGACCGATCTCAGCCCGAAGTCGCTTCCTTTGAGTCAACGGATTGTCCATGCGCACGTCGCCTTGATGGCCCAGTCGCCCGATACGCTGATTGCTCGGAAAAACGGGGACGAAATGGCTCAGCAGAGTGCCATGATAGCGCAGCGGGTCATCGACGCAGGCGCTCCGATGGAAGAAGATTACATGCAGCAGCTGGCCAATCTCGATTTCTGGCTCCGCTGCGACGGCCATAAGCGAAACCCCGGCACGACCGCCGACATGATCGCGGCCGGACTGCTGGTTTGCCTCCGACAGGAAACCATCGTCGCCCCGTTTGTCTAA
- a CDS encoding 6-pyruvoyl trahydropterin synthase family protein has product MPVRHWVKLTKDHLVFSAGHFITFGGNICERIHGHNYRVEVELHGPLDENHYVVDFIALRDSLQEIVTGLDHRMLLPTKHPAIHVASDGKEVTASFEDRRWVFPQEECILLDIPNTTTELLAQWIGEQLLIALQEKLQWKPEVLRVGVDENYGQWGYCEFS; this is encoded by the coding sequence ATGCCCGTTCGTCACTGGGTCAAGCTAACGAAGGATCACCTCGTATTCAGTGCCGGGCACTTTATCACCTTCGGCGGCAATATCTGCGAGCGCATTCACGGGCACAACTACCGCGTCGAGGTCGAACTGCATGGTCCGCTCGACGAGAACCACTACGTCGTCGACTTCATCGCGCTGCGGGACTCGCTACAAGAGATCGTCACCGGGCTCGATCATCGAATGCTACTGCCGACCAAGCATCCCGCGATCCACGTCGCAAGTGACGGCAAGGAAGTCACCGCCTCGTTTGAAGACCGCCGGTGGGTCTTCCCGCAAGAGGAATGCATCCTGCTGGACATCCCTAACACGACCACCGAGCTACTCGCCCAGTGGATCGGCGAGCAACTTCTGATCGCTCTTCAGGAGAAGCTGCAGTGGAAACCCGAAGTTCTCCGCGTCGGTGTTGACGAAAATTACGGTCAGTGGGGTTATTGCGAATTTTCGTAG